A genomic stretch from Juglans microcarpa x Juglans regia isolate MS1-56 chromosome 3S, Jm3101_v1.0, whole genome shotgun sequence includes:
- the LOC121257822 gene encoding low affinity inorganic phosphate transporter 4-like produces the protein MSLAVLQALDSARTQWYHITAIIIAGMGFFTDAYDLFCISTVSKLLGRLYYYDPSTGKPGKLPVNVNNTVVGVALIGTLTGQLVFGWLGDKLGRKRVYGITLVIMVICAICSGLSFGAGAKSVIGTLCFFRFWLGFGIGGDYPLSATIMSEYANKKTRGAFIAAVFAMQGVGIIFAGLVSMILSKIFLCYCQEVGPFKEDHLLSTQPSADYLWRIVLMLGAFPALLTYYWRMKMPETGRYTAIIEGNAKQAAADMGRVLDIEIQAEQEKLSQFNAANNYPLLSREFFRRHGLNLMGTTSTWFLLDIAFYSQNLTQKDIFPAVGLIKKDVELNALREVFETSRAMFVVALFGTFPGYWFTVYFIEKLGRFIIQLVGFLMMSAFMLIMGLEYQYLKSHGTTFAALYGLTFFFANFGPNSTTFVLPAELFPTRLRSTCHALSAAAGKAGAMVGAFGVQNYTLDGNVNDIRKAMIFLAFTNMLGFFFTFLVSETKGRSLEEISGEDENNNNNNNNITKFEMPNRP, from the exons ATGTCTTTAGCTGTGCTCCAAGCCCTCGACTCTGCTCGCACACAATGGTACCACATCACCGCCATCATCATTGCTGGAATGGGGTTCTTCACAGATGCATACGACCTTTTTTGCATCTCCACGGTCTCAAAACTCTTGGGTCGCCTTTACTACTACGACCCTAGCACAGGGAAGCCGGGAAAGCTTCCCGTTAATGTTAACAACACTGTGGTTGGTGTTGCCTTAATTGGCACTCTAACAGGTCAACTAGTCTTCGGCTGGCTTGGTGACAAACTTGGCCGTAAAAGGGTTTATGGTATCACTCTAGTTATCATGGTAATTTGCGCCATATGCTCTGGCCTTTCTTTCGGTGCAGGTGCAAAATCTGTTATTGGAACGCTTTGTTTCTTCAGGTTCTGGTTAGGATTTGGCATTGGAGGAGATTACCCCCTCTCTGCCACGATCATGTCTGAATACGCCAACAAAAAAACTCGTGGGGCATTCATCGCCGCAGTGTTTGCAATGCAAGGTGTGGGGATTATATTCGCAGGCCTAGTCTCCATGATATTGTCAAAGATCTTCCTTTGCTACTGTCAGGAAGTCGGCCCATTCAAAGAGGATCACTTGCTTTCTACACAACCAAGTGCAGATTATCTATGGCGGATTGTGCTTATGCTAGGAGCTTTTCCGGcactcttaacttactattgGCGAATGAAAATGCCCGAAACCGGTCGATACACCGCCATAATCGAAGGGAACGCAAAACAAGCAGCTGCAGATATGGGAAGGGTTCTTGACATTGAAATTCAAGCAGAACAGGAGAAGTTGTCTCAATTCAATGCTGCAAACAACTATCCGTTGCTCTCTAGGGAGTTCTTTCGGCGGCACGGGCTTAATTTAATGGGCACCACGAGCACATGGTTCCTGTTGGACATAGCCTTTTACAGCCAGAACTTGACCCAGAAGGATATTTTCCCGGCCGTGGGTTTGATAAAGAAGGACGTGGAACTTAATGCTCTCCGAGAAGTCTTCGAGACATCGCGTGCTATGTTTGTCGTTGCATTGTTTGGTACCTTCCCTGGTTACTGGTTCACCGTGTACTTCATCGAGAAGCTGGGTCGTTTCATCATCCAACTTGTCGGTTTCCTTATGATGTCTGCCTTCATGCTCATCATGGGTCTTGAATACCAGTACCTCAAGAGCCATGGCACAACCTTTGCAGCTTTGTACGGCCTAACTTTTTTCTTTGCTAATTTTGGGCCAAACAGCACCACCTTCGTGCTTCCAGCTGAATTGTTCCCAACCAGGCTGAGGTCGACATGTCATGCTCTAAGTGCGGCGGCCGGGAAGGCCGGGGCAATGGTTGGAGCATTTGGGGTGCAAAATTATACTTTGGATGGTAACGTAAACGACATTAGGAAGGCCATGATATTTTTGGCATTCACCAACATGTTGGGCTTTTTTTTCACGTTCTTAGTTTCCGAGACCAAAGGACGCTCGTTGGAGGAAATATCGGGAGAAGATG aaaataataataataataataataatattactaagtTTGAAATGCCAAACAGGCCCTAA
- the LOC121258003 gene encoding plastid division protein PDV1-like, protein MTWEMELDEIEAILEKIWDLHDKLSDAIHSISRTHFLNSVKALRKPEKIKKPSYDGKNIHNDVAEGEDRATGFVFVKDLRSEDESTIQEAKSLNAIRIALENLEDQLEFFHTIQMQQQAERDAAIARLEQSRIVLAMRLAEHHGKKYEVIEEALAFVRDAGHFVSPEKLFGHPYSPSGEKVVVREEKRSNILIKVLVSSFDFAKKSLKSDQMGGILGNAALVAVSMIAWLHLHQVAYKNHPQKREDIYGNGNPRQTSWPEESSQNRLDVLAGRG, encoded by the exons ATGACATGGGAGATGGAGCTGGATGAAATCGAAGCGATCTTGGAGAAAATCTGGGACCTCCACGACAAGCTCAGTGATGCCATCCACTCAATCTCGCGGACTCATTTTCTCAACTCCGTCAAAGCCCTGAGGAAGCCCGAGAAGATTAAGAAGCCCTCCTACGACGGCAAAAACATCCACAACGACGTCGCTGAGGGAGAAGATCGAGCCACCGGGTTCGTATTCGTCAAGGACTTACGGTCGGAAGACGAATCCACCATCCAGGAGGCCAAGAGCCTCAACGCCATTCGGATCGCGCTTGAGAACCTCGAGGACCAGCTTGAATTTTTCCAT ACCATTCAAATGCAGCAGCAGGCTGAGAGAGATGCTGCAATTGCCCGATTAGAACAAAGCCGGATAGTTCTTGCAATGAGATTGGCTGAACATCATGGTAAGAAATACGAAGTCATTGAAGAAGCTCTGGCATTTGTACGTGATGCAGGTCACTTTGTTTCACCTGAAAAACTTTTTGGTCACCCATATAGTCCATCTGGTGAGAAAGTTGTAGTTCGTGAAGAGAAGAGGTCTAATATACTCATCAAAGTTCTCGTTTCAAGTTTTGATTTTGCAAAGAAATCCCTTAAATCGGATCAAATGGGTGGGATACTGGGAAATGCTGCTCTTGTTGCAGTTAGCATGATTGCATGGCTGCATCTGCATCAGGTAGCTTATAAGAACCATCCACAGAAGCGCGAAGATATCTACGGGAATGGAAATCCAAGACAAACTTCTTGGCCGGAGGAATCATCACAAAATCGGTTGGATGTGTTGGCAGGCAGGGGTTGA